A region from the Streptosporangium sp. NBC_01756 genome encodes:
- a CDS encoding GNAT family N-acetyltransferase — protein MADVGVRAARHDDVAAVTTTQIRAWKYGYRDFLPEGPLEQMTGPAAEEMWRRQWDEAIVTPPSSRHRVLVAVEQVVLDTDAFPALGPGGIEAMAAMRGAERVVGLASHAPAEDPDLDPTTTAEMLTFLVDPDHVRRGHGSRLLNATVDYLRDDGYHTIVTWVFADNHGPLGFLESAGWGEDGAERVLNIGRPVRMIRLTTDIS, from the coding sequence ATGGCAGACGTAGGCGTGCGGGCGGCTCGGCACGATGATGTCGCCGCTGTGACGACCACCCAGATACGCGCCTGGAAGTACGGTTACCGGGATTTCCTCCCGGAGGGGCCGCTGGAGCAGATGACCGGTCCCGCCGCCGAGGAGATGTGGCGGCGCCAGTGGGATGAGGCGATCGTCACCCCGCCGTCCTCCCGGCACCGGGTGCTGGTCGCGGTGGAGCAGGTCGTCCTCGACACCGACGCGTTCCCCGCCCTCGGTCCCGGCGGGATCGAGGCCATGGCGGCGATGCGGGGCGCCGAGCGCGTGGTGGGGCTCGCCTCCCACGCACCGGCGGAGGATCCCGACCTCGACCCGACCACCACCGCCGAGATGCTCACCTTCCTGGTGGACCCCGACCACGTCCGGCGCGGACATGGCAGCCGCCTGCTCAACGCGACGGTCGACTATCTCCGCGACGACGGCTACCACACCATCGTGACCTGGGTGTTCGCCGACAACCACGGCCCGCTCGGATTCCTGGAGTCGGCGGGCTGGGGCGAGGACGGCGCCGAGAGGGTTCTCAACATAGGCCGGCCGGTGCGGATGATCCGCCTGACCACCGACATCAGCTAG
- a CDS encoding NAD(P)/FAD-dependent oxidoreductase — MSHIVIIGGGFAGVWSAAAAARVRGDEKDLRITLVAPDEDLVLRPLLHRLDPDGSRVPLKRILAPVDVEHLRAAVTRIDTAGRRIVADGRSIGYDRLVLAAGSRLTRPGLPGAEQLFDVDTAEGTARLEARLRGRDGFTAVVVGAGFTGLEVATELASRGNVVLVERSDVIGPDLGPGPRPVIEAALAELGVRTRLGTSLAAVDGEGAVLADGTRIAADAVVWTAGVLASPLTSQIPGDRDRLGRLVVDRWLRVSGDVFAAGDIAAAHADPDHHVLQSCQHAIPMGKVAGHNAAADLLGLPLMDFAPDPYVTCLDLGAAGAVTTAGWEREVRLTGAEAKERKDMILNAIRPPVDDAEEILRKAGERGAGTRR, encoded by the coding sequence ATGTCACATATTGTGATCATCGGAGGCGGCTTCGCCGGTGTCTGGAGTGCCGCCGCGGCGGCACGCGTGCGCGGTGACGAGAAGGACCTGCGCATCACGCTCGTCGCACCGGACGAGGACCTCGTGCTGCGCCCCCTGCTGCACCGGCTCGACCCGGACGGTTCCCGGGTGCCGCTGAAGCGGATCCTGGCGCCGGTGGACGTCGAGCACCTGCGCGCGGCGGTGACCAGGATCGACACCGCCGGGCGCCGGATCGTCGCGGACGGCCGCTCGATCGGCTACGACCGCCTCGTGCTCGCGGCCGGCAGTCGCCTGACCCGGCCGGGGCTACCCGGAGCCGAGCAGTTGTTCGACGTCGACACCGCTGAGGGCACGGCCCGGCTCGAAGCCCGTCTGAGAGGGCGGGACGGGTTCACGGCCGTGGTCGTCGGAGCGGGGTTCACCGGATTGGAGGTCGCCACCGAGCTGGCGAGCCGCGGGAACGTGGTGCTGGTGGAGCGCTCGGATGTCATCGGGCCCGACCTCGGACCCGGCCCGCGCCCCGTGATCGAGGCGGCCCTGGCCGAGCTCGGAGTCCGGACGCGCCTCGGTACGAGCCTCGCCGCCGTGGACGGCGAGGGCGCGGTCCTGGCCGACGGCACGCGGATCGCGGCCGACGCGGTCGTGTGGACGGCGGGAGTGCTGGCCAGCCCGCTCACCTCGCAGATCCCCGGCGACCGGGACCGGCTGGGCCGGCTGGTGGTCGACCGGTGGCTGCGGGTCTCCGGTGACGTCTTCGCCGCCGGCGACATCGCCGCCGCCCACGCCGATCCGGACCACCATGTCCTGCAGAGCTGCCAGCACGCCATCCCGATGGGGAAGGTCGCCGGTCACAACGCCGCCGCCGACCTGCTCGGGCTGCCGCTGATGGATTTCGCGCCCGATCCGTACGTCACCTGCCTTGACCTCGGGGCCGCCGGCGCCGTCACCACCGCGGGCTGGGAGCGCGAGGTGCGGCTGACCGGAGCGGAGGCGAAGGAGCGGAAGGACATGATTCTGAACGCGATCCGCCCGCCGGTCGACGATGCCGAGGAGATCCTGCGGAAGGCCGGCGAACGAGGCGCGGGGACCCGCCGCTGA
- a CDS encoding CGNR zinc finger domain-containing protein: protein MTYSGFEEVMESMGNPAELVCDFVNTYDVESGADTLTSPAALAAWLGRHDLIGPEDTAGNDHLALAVDLREALRVALRHNHDHEPGPPHPFAGLSLRVILTTDGPALEPVAAGVTGGLARIAAAVMGAQADGMWPRLKVCTESTCQWAFVDSSKNRSRSWCSMRVCGNRTKTRAYRARRQTETGSRHL from the coding sequence ATGACATACAGTGGTTTCGAAGAGGTGATGGAATCCATGGGCAACCCCGCCGAGCTGGTGTGCGACTTCGTCAACACCTACGACGTGGAGAGCGGGGCCGACACGCTCACGTCCCCCGCGGCGCTGGCCGCGTGGCTCGGCAGGCATGACCTGATCGGCCCGGAGGACACGGCCGGGAACGACCACCTGGCCTTGGCCGTCGACCTCCGCGAGGCCCTGCGCGTGGCGCTCCGCCACAATCACGACCACGAGCCGGGACCGCCCCACCCGTTCGCCGGGCTCTCGCTGCGGGTCATCCTGACGACCGACGGGCCCGCCCTCGAACCGGTCGCCGCGGGGGTGACGGGCGGGCTGGCCAGGATCGCGGCCGCGGTGATGGGTGCGCAGGCCGACGGGATGTGGCCGAGGCTGAAGGTGTGCACCGAGAGCACCTGTCAGTGGGCGTTCGTCGACTCGTCCAAGAACCGTTCGCGATCATGGTGTTCCATGAGAGTGTGCGGTAACCGGACCAAGACTCGGGCATATCGGGCTCGGCGCCAGACGGAGACAGGTTCGCGTCATCTGTGA
- a CDS encoding LLM class flavin-dependent oxidoreductase produces the protein MPDYGHDLLFAANIIPSAPDADAVVRLAQTAERAGADLITFQDHPYQPAFLDTWTLLSYVAAATSSVRLAGNVHPLPLRPPAVLAQSAASLDLLSGGRFELALGAGAFWDAIEAMGGPRRTAGDSVTALEEAIQIIRALWDTGTPGGVHVDGRHYQVRGAHRGPRPAHDIGIWLGAYGPRMLRLTARVADGWLPSLPRLGTPARLAEGNAVIDEAAEAAGRSPGQIRRLLNLGDELPAESIADLALTYGVSVFTLMVHSPSQIQRFVREVAPAVRELVAKERA, from the coding sequence ATGCCTGACTACGGACACGATCTGCTGTTCGCCGCCAACATCATCCCGTCCGCTCCGGACGCGGACGCGGTGGTACGGCTCGCCCAGACCGCCGAACGCGCGGGCGCGGATCTGATCACCTTCCAGGACCACCCGTACCAACCCGCGTTCCTCGACACCTGGACGCTGCTCTCCTACGTCGCGGCGGCCACGAGCAGCGTCCGGCTGGCGGGCAACGTCCACCCGCTGCCGTTGCGGCCCCCGGCGGTGCTCGCCCAGAGCGCCGCCAGCCTCGACCTTCTCAGCGGCGGCCGGTTCGAGCTCGCACTGGGTGCCGGGGCGTTCTGGGACGCCATCGAAGCCATGGGCGGTCCGCGCCGCACAGCGGGCGACTCGGTCACGGCGCTTGAGGAGGCCATCCAGATCATCCGCGCCCTCTGGGACACCGGCACGCCCGGCGGTGTCCACGTCGACGGGCGGCACTACCAGGTCCGCGGGGCCCATCGCGGTCCTCGCCCCGCCCATGACATCGGCATCTGGCTCGGTGCGTACGGACCGCGCATGCTCCGGCTGACCGCACGGGTCGCCGACGGCTGGCTCCCGTCTCTCCCGCGCCTCGGAACCCCCGCCCGGCTCGCCGAGGGCAACGCCGTCATCGACGAGGCCGCCGAAGCGGCGGGTCGATCACCCGGTCAGATCCGCCGCCTGCTCAACCTCGGCGACGAACTGCCCGCCGAGTCGATCGCCGATCTCGCCCTCACCTACGGGGTCAGCGTCTTCACACTGATGGTCCACAGCCCCTCGCAGATCCAGCGGTTCGTCCGCGAGGTCGCTCCGGCCGTCCGCGAACTGGTCGCAAAGGAACGGGCTTGA
- a CDS encoding PPOX class F420-dependent oxidoreductase, producing the protein MSIFTNLELAYLHGERLLGRLATVGPDGMPHVAPVGWSLDGAGLVIEISGRNFGRSKKFRDVARTGRAALVVDDVLPPWRPRGVEVRGRAEAVPGAQARILLYPTRIVSWGLESGQTIEDTYRARDVEGTVDA; encoded by the coding sequence ATGAGTATCTTCACCAACCTCGAACTCGCCTACCTGCATGGCGAACGCCTGCTCGGGAGGCTGGCCACCGTCGGACCGGACGGCATGCCGCACGTCGCACCGGTCGGCTGGTCCCTCGACGGCGCGGGCCTGGTCATCGAGATCAGCGGCCGTAACTTCGGCCGGTCCAAGAAGTTCCGGGACGTGGCACGCACCGGCCGCGCGGCCCTGGTCGTCGATGACGTGCTGCCGCCGTGGCGGCCACGGGGCGTGGAGGTGCGCGGCCGCGCCGAGGCCGTCCCCGGCGCCCAGGCGCGGATCCTGCTGTATCCGACGCGGATCGTCAGCTGGGGCCTGGAGAGCGGCCAGACCATTGAGGACACCTACCGCGCCCGCGACGTCGAAGGGACCGTCGATGCCTGA
- a CDS encoding MarR family winged helix-turn-helix transcriptional regulator, with amino-acid sequence MTTTSEATEELGFAAALVRMSHLVQHVFADVSRDHDITPQQTQLLCILVGGPVGMTELSRLLHLERSSLTGLVDRVERRGLVSRVRDGRDRRACRVTLTDEGSRLAIESHRDVTGRLDTLAGELPDADRERLASTVTRLLAQHDTAWISHSFGEPPLG; translated from the coding sequence ATGACCACGACGTCCGAGGCAACCGAGGAGCTGGGATTCGCCGCCGCGCTGGTGCGGATGTCGCATCTGGTGCAGCATGTGTTCGCCGACGTGAGCCGCGACCACGACATCACCCCGCAGCAGACGCAGCTCCTCTGCATACTGGTCGGCGGCCCGGTCGGCATGACCGAGCTCAGCCGGCTCCTTCACCTGGAGAGGTCCAGCCTCACCGGGCTGGTGGACCGGGTGGAGCGGCGCGGCCTGGTCTCCCGGGTCCGCGACGGCCGCGACCGGCGCGCCTGCCGGGTCACGCTGACCGACGAGGGCTCGCGGCTCGCCATCGAGTCGCACCGGGATGTGACCGGACGGCTGGACACCCTGGCAGGCGAGCTGCCGGACGCCGACCGGGAGCGGCTGGCATCGACCGTCACGCGGCTTCTCGCCCAGCACGACACGGCCTGGATCTCCCACAGCTTCGGCGAGCCGCCACTCGGCTGA
- a CDS encoding 1,4-dihydroxy-2-naphthoate polyprenyltransferase, translated as MATPSQWIAGARPRTLPAAVVPVAVGTGVAIGYGGAVWWRALLALFVALALQIGVNYANDYSDGVRGTDDDRVGPMRLVGSAAAAPREVLRAALACFLAAAVAGLALVVVTGAWWLLLVGALSIAAAWFYTGGSRPYGYRALGEISVFVFFGLVAVAGTTFVQLEWLPWTALAASVPVGLLACAMLVVNNLRDIATDGPAGKRTMAVVLGDHRTRTLYTLCLTLPLAVALAMALWQPFTALAVLATPLAIGPVRAVRQGATGPALIATLQQTGRFQLVYGALFTLGLALQAL; from the coding sequence ATGGCCACCCCGAGCCAGTGGATCGCCGGAGCCCGTCCGCGCACCCTTCCCGCCGCCGTCGTCCCCGTCGCCGTCGGCACGGGCGTCGCGATCGGATACGGCGGAGCAGTCTGGTGGCGGGCCCTGCTCGCCCTGTTCGTGGCGCTCGCCCTGCAGATCGGCGTGAACTACGCCAACGACTACAGCGACGGAGTGCGCGGCACCGACGACGACCGGGTCGGCCCCATGCGCCTGGTCGGCTCGGCGGCGGCGGCGCCCCGCGAGGTCCTCCGTGCGGCCCTGGCCTGCTTCCTGGCCGCCGCGGTGGCGGGGCTGGCGCTGGTCGTGGTCACCGGTGCGTGGTGGCTGCTCCTGGTCGGCGCGCTGTCGATCGCGGCGGCCTGGTTCTACACCGGCGGCTCACGGCCCTACGGCTACCGCGCGCTCGGCGAGATATCGGTGTTCGTGTTCTTCGGCCTGGTCGCGGTGGCCGGCACCACGTTCGTGCAGCTCGAATGGCTGCCCTGGACCGCGCTGGCCGCCTCGGTCCCGGTGGGCCTGCTGGCCTGCGCGATGCTGGTGGTCAACAACCTGCGTGACATCGCCACCGACGGCCCGGCGGGTAAGCGCACCATGGCCGTGGTGCTCGGCGATCACCGCACCCGCACCCTCTACACCCTCTGCCTGACACTCCCCCTGGCCGTCGCGCTGGCCATGGCGCTGTGGCAGCCGTTCACCGCCCTCGCCGTGCTCGCCACACCGCTCGCGATCGGCCCGGTGCGAGCCGTCAGGCAGGGCGCGACCGGCCCCGCCCTGATCGCCACGCTCCAGCAGACCGGCCGCTTCCAACTCGTCTACGGCGCGCTGTTCACCCTCGGCCTGGCGCTCCAGGCGCTGTAG
- a CDS encoding MFS transporter: protein MTANVQPGGEPTARQANGVPPDSAPDSGPSGTKTLIALSAAVFGYALMQTVVVPALRLLERELDTTPTWSAWILSAFLLSSAVLTPLLGRLGDLYGKRQVMIAVLIAYAVGMVAASASQNIGQLIAARVIQGAALSVVPLSMAILREALPRERLPFAMGLVSGIVGAGAGAGLVIGGLLADYLSWRYLFVLGALLAVISLLLVLRWVRASRHTATGGLDIPGAVLLGLSLVAVLLALTQGPSWGWTSVPVLGLFVLGVLLFAVLMAVERRKSDALIDVSELTDRPMTVTHLAALLFGAASYFFYLGMPLFAQQQPGSGGVGFGASVTMAGLLMLPGMLAIIPASMAVGRIATAYGPRWPLAGGFVLFTVGSVLLASAHAAEWEHLVFYAIVGAGSGLIMGALPKLIADIVPLTRTGTANGINNIARTGGSVIGSQLAAAVMASSVVSRAAGVPDSAFTTLFWLGAVAAVLGVVISPLAVRRAAATTAPNAPQPAEQGLQR from the coding sequence ATGACCGCGAACGTACAGCCGGGCGGTGAGCCGACCGCCAGGCAGGCGAACGGCGTCCCGCCGGACTCCGCGCCGGACTCCGGCCCGAGCGGCACCAAGACCCTGATCGCGCTGTCCGCGGCGGTCTTCGGTTACGCCCTCATGCAGACCGTGGTGGTACCGGCCCTGCGGCTGCTGGAGCGCGAGCTGGACACCACCCCCACCTGGTCCGCCTGGATCCTCAGCGCGTTCCTGCTCTCCAGCGCCGTGCTGACCCCGCTCCTCGGCCGCCTGGGCGACCTGTACGGCAAGCGGCAAGTGATGATCGCCGTGCTCATCGCATACGCGGTCGGAATGGTCGCGGCGTCGGCGTCCCAGAACATCGGCCAGCTCATCGCCGCCCGCGTCATCCAGGGCGCCGCGCTGTCGGTGGTGCCGCTGTCAATGGCGATCCTGCGCGAGGCGCTGCCCCGTGAACGGCTGCCGTTCGCGATGGGACTGGTCTCCGGCATCGTCGGGGCCGGTGCGGGGGCAGGCCTGGTGATCGGCGGGCTGCTGGCCGACTACCTGTCCTGGCGGTACCTGTTCGTGCTCGGCGCGCTGCTCGCGGTGATCAGCCTGCTGCTGGTGCTGCGGTGGGTGCGCGCGAGCCGGCATACCGCGACCGGCGGGCTCGACATCCCCGGCGCGGTGCTGCTCGGCCTCAGCCTGGTCGCGGTGCTGCTCGCCCTCACCCAGGGGCCGTCCTGGGGCTGGACCTCGGTGCCGGTGCTCGGCCTCTTCGTGCTCGGTGTGCTGCTGTTCGCCGTGCTCATGGCGGTGGAACGGCGCAAGTCCGACGCGCTCATCGACGTCAGCGAGCTGACCGACCGGCCGATGACGGTGACGCACCTCGCCGCCCTGCTGTTCGGCGCGGCGTCATACTTCTTCTACCTGGGAATGCCGCTCTTCGCCCAGCAGCAGCCGGGTTCGGGCGGCGTCGGCTTCGGGGCCTCCGTCACCATGGCCGGACTGCTGATGCTCCCGGGCATGCTGGCCATCATCCCGGCGAGCATGGCCGTCGGCCGCATCGCCACCGCGTACGGCCCGCGCTGGCCGTTGGCGGGCGGATTCGTGCTGTTCACCGTGGGATCGGTGCTGCTCGCCTCCGCCCACGCCGCCGAGTGGGAGCACCTGGTGTTCTACGCGATCGTCGGGGCGGGGTCCGGACTGATCATGGGCGCGCTGCCCAAGCTGATCGCCGACATCGTGCCGTTGACCCGGACCGGCACCGCCAACGGCATCAACAACATCGCCCGTACCGGCGGCAGCGTCATCGGCAGTCAGCTCGCCGCCGCGGTGATGGCCTCCAGCGTCGTCTCCCGGGCCGCCGGGGTGCCCGACTCCGCGTTCACCACCCTGTTCTGGCTGGGCGCGGTCGCGGCCGTCCTCGGGGTGGTGATCTCGCCCCTCGCCGTACGGCGCGCCGCAGCCACGACCGCACCCAACGCTCCGCAACCGGCTGAGCAAGGACTCCAGCGGTAG
- a CDS encoding DMT family transporter translates to MKDNDSAIVSSRVAVVPATDLTPGPWASLSPAWRGSILAGLGVLSFSGSFPATVFAMRGFDPYLVAIGRAAVAAVAALALLLVARVPLLPPRTQLRSYLVIVAGVVFGFPLFSGLALDAGASASHAAVVIGLLPAATAACAVLRGGERPRPLFWVSCALGAVAITAFTLSRGGEHATGADLLLVGALGSAAVGYTEGGRLARETSGWRVISHALVVAAPLTVPATVILALSTEPRPGAASLAGFAYVGLVSMFLGFIPWYAGLATGGIARAGQTQLAQPLLTLLWAWLLLGERFGPATVAAALAVLVCVALTQRARS, encoded by the coding sequence ATGAAAGACAACGATAGCGCTATCGTCTCCAGTCGAGTAGCGGTCGTCCCCGCGACGGATCTCACGCCCGGCCCGTGGGCCTCCCTGAGCCCGGCGTGGCGGGGAAGCATCCTGGCGGGCCTCGGCGTGCTCTCCTTCTCGGGCTCGTTTCCGGCGACGGTCTTCGCGATGCGGGGGTTCGACCCCTACCTCGTGGCGATCGGGCGGGCCGCGGTGGCCGCCGTCGCGGCGCTGGCCCTCCTGCTGGTCGCCCGGGTGCCGTTGCTGCCGCCCAGGACGCAGCTGCGGTCCTACCTCGTCATCGTGGCCGGTGTGGTGTTCGGATTCCCCCTCTTCAGCGGGCTGGCGCTCGACGCCGGGGCGAGCGCCTCCCACGCCGCGGTGGTCATCGGCCTGCTGCCCGCCGCCACCGCGGCCTGCGCCGTCCTGCGAGGGGGAGAACGGCCCCGGCCGCTGTTCTGGGTGTCCTGCGCGCTGGGGGCCGTGGCGATCACGGCCTTCACCCTCAGCCGCGGCGGCGAGCACGCCACCGGCGCCGACCTGCTCCTCGTCGGCGCGCTCGGGTCGGCGGCCGTCGGCTACACCGAGGGCGGGCGCCTCGCCCGCGAGACCTCCGGCTGGCGGGTGATCTCCCACGCCCTGGTCGTCGCCGCCCCGCTCACCGTCCCGGCGACGGTCATCCTGGCGTTGAGCACCGAGCCGCGTCCCGGCGCGGCGTCGCTGGCCGGGTTCGCCTACGTGGGACTGGTCTCGATGTTCCTGGGTTTCATCCCCTGGTACGCCGGCCTGGCCACCGGAGGGATCGCCCGCGCCGGGCAGACCCAGCTCGCCCAGCCCCTGCTGACCCTGCTGTGGGCCTGGCTCCTGCTCGGTGAGCGGTTCGGGCCGGCCACGGTCGCGGCCGCGCTGGCCGTACTCGTGTGTGTCGCCCTGACGCAGCGGGCACGCTCTTGA
- a CDS encoding aminotransferase-like domain-containing protein, whose product MNDDSSIVRLAAMIRTEAARLRPGDRLPSSRELMRLHGVSPVTVSRALARLAAEGRVIIRPGSGTYVAPVLKRPSDAVDLSWQTVALGDRVVDDTVVSGLLTPPPEGVIPLTGGYLNPALRPTKALSAAAARALRRPDVWAMPPLTGLPELRRWFAGETGGDVTPSDALILSGGQSALTHAFRALAAPDTPILVETPTYPGVLAAARAAGLRATAVPMDRDGVRPELLAEAFAVTGARVFFCQPTLHNPTGATLTLERRRQVLDVARAAGAFVIEDDYARYFATAPVPPPMISLDAHGTVVHVNSLTKVLSPSMRVAGVVARGPAARRLRATHLVESFFVARPLQETALEFVGSSAWPRHLAGLSAELTARRDALVTALATRIPAAEVHLLPRGGMHLWVRLPPDRDEDTVVEAARRAGVLVSPGGVYYPAEPSGPRIRVTHSAALHLPELVEGVRRLATALDGS is encoded by the coding sequence ATGAATGACGATAGCAGTATCGTCCGTCTGGCGGCCATGATCCGCACGGAGGCGGCACGGCTGCGCCCCGGGGACAGGCTGCCATCGAGCCGGGAGCTGATGCGGCTCCACGGCGTCAGCCCGGTGACCGTGTCACGGGCACTCGCCCGGCTTGCCGCGGAAGGTCGGGTGATCATCAGGCCGGGCAGCGGGACCTATGTCGCCCCCGTCCTCAAACGCCCCAGCGACGCGGTGGACCTGTCCTGGCAGACGGTGGCGCTCGGCGACCGGGTGGTGGACGACACGGTGGTGAGCGGCCTGCTCACCCCTCCGCCGGAAGGCGTCATCCCGCTCACCGGTGGTTACCTCAATCCGGCGCTGCGCCCTACCAAGGCCCTGTCGGCCGCCGCCGCCCGCGCCCTCCGCCGCCCCGACGTCTGGGCGATGCCGCCGCTGACCGGCCTTCCCGAGCTGCGCAGGTGGTTCGCGGGCGAGACGGGAGGCGACGTGACCCCGTCGGACGCCCTCATCCTCAGCGGCGGGCAGTCCGCCCTCACCCATGCCTTCCGCGCCCTCGCCGCGCCCGACACCCCGATCCTCGTCGAGACCCCGACCTATCCGGGGGTGCTCGCCGCCGCGCGGGCCGCCGGGCTCCGGGCGACGGCCGTACCGATGGATCGCGACGGAGTGCGACCGGAGCTTCTCGCGGAGGCCTTCGCCGTCACGGGCGCGCGAGTCTTCTTCTGCCAGCCGACCCTGCACAATCCCACCGGTGCGACCCTGACCCTCGAACGGCGCCGGCAGGTGCTGGACGTCGCCCGGGCGGCGGGGGCGTTCGTCATCGAGGACGACTACGCCAGGTATTTCGCGACGGCCCCGGTCCCGCCCCCGATGATCTCCCTGGACGCACACGGCACGGTCGTGCACGTCAACTCCCTCACCAAGGTCCTGTCACCCAGCATGCGGGTCGCCGGGGTCGTCGCCCGGGGCCCGGCCGCGCGGCGGCTGCGGGCGACCCACCTCGTGGAGTCGTTCTTCGTGGCCAGGCCCCTGCAGGAGACGGCGCTGGAGTTCGTCGGCTCATCCGCGTGGCCGCGCCACCTGGCCGGCCTGAGCGCCGAACTGACGGCGCGCAGGGACGCGCTCGTCACCGCGCTCGCCACGCGGATACCTGCCGCCGAGGTCCATCTCCTGCCCAGGGGCGGCATGCACCTGTGGGTACGGCTCCCGCCCGACCGGGACGAGGACACCGTGGTGGAGGCGGCCAGGCGGGCCGGGGTCCTGGTGAGCCCGGGAGGCGTCTACTACCCGGCCGAGCCTTCGGGGCCCCGGATCCGGGTGACCCACTCGGCCGCCCTTCACCTGCCGGAACTGGTGGAAGGCGTCCGGCGGCTGGCGACGGCGCTGGACGGCTCCTGA
- a CDS encoding GNAT family N-acetyltransferase, with protein sequence MTSTRPVTSAEVRWAEAGELPGLVAVEHAADGVFAQMGIAFPAGTTMIEETDDPSRVLVAGAPPVGFAMIGWVDGLVHLDQLAVHPDHGRQGIGGRLLEAVCDHAASTGSAAVTLTTFRDVPWNGPWYAQRGFTVLDPAEWGPELAVLVAHERELGIELAPRVVMRRLLSGEAGGSGPR encoded by the coding sequence ATGACAAGCACGCGACCTGTGACGTCGGCTGAGGTCCGCTGGGCCGAGGCCGGGGAGCTCCCCGGCCTCGTCGCGGTGGAGCACGCCGCCGATGGGGTGTTCGCCCAGATGGGGATCGCCTTCCCGGCGGGGACCACCATGATCGAGGAGACCGACGACCCGTCACGGGTCCTGGTCGCCGGTGCCCCGCCGGTCGGTTTCGCGATGATCGGCTGGGTCGACGGGCTGGTCCACCTCGACCAGCTCGCGGTCCATCCGGACCACGGCCGGCAGGGCATCGGCGGGCGCCTGCTGGAGGCGGTCTGCGACCACGCCGCCTCGACCGGTTCGGCGGCGGTGACGCTGACGACCTTCCGCGACGTGCCGTGGAACGGGCCGTGGTACGCCCAGCGGGGTTTCACCGTGCTCGACCCGGCCGAGTGGGGGCCGGAGCTGGCCGTGCTGGTGGCCCATGAGCGGGAGCTGGGCATCGAGCTCGCGCCGCGCGTCGTGATGCGCCGGCTGCTTTCCGGGGAGGCCGGAGGCTCAGGGCCTCGGTGA
- a CDS encoding hemerythrin domain-containing protein, with protein sequence MTTLKGADPQGANPQGVELARRLVTIHGHMRHGLDQVRHLMAEAADGGGATEAVSAALRLRRSWVLRRQCTNFCSLVQGHHTIEDTAIFPALRRIQPELAAVIDRLESEHRELVDHLDALEPALAALPGDAAARAAASAAIDRLTRHLDDHLRYEEAHLIPAMSRLTFADVH encoded by the coding sequence TTGACCACGCTGAAGGGCGCCGACCCCCAGGGCGCCAACCCTCAGGGGGTGGAACTGGCCCGGCGGCTCGTGACCATCCACGGGCACATGCGCCACGGCCTCGACCAGGTCCGGCACCTGATGGCCGAGGCCGCCGACGGCGGCGGCGCGACCGAGGCGGTGTCGGCCGCGCTCCGTCTCCGCCGGTCCTGGGTGCTGCGCCGGCAATGCACGAACTTCTGCAGTCTCGTCCAGGGCCACCACACGATCGAGGACACCGCGATCTTCCCCGCGCTGCGCCGTATCCAGCCGGAGCTCGCCGCGGTCATCGACCGGCTCGAATCCGAGCACCGCGAACTCGTCGACCATCTGGACGCGCTGGAACCCGCCCTCGCGGCACTCCCGGGCGACGCCGCCGCCCGGGCCGCCGCCTCCGCCGCGATCGACAGGCTCACCCGGCATCTGGATGATCACCTCCGGTACGAGGAGGCGCACCTCATCCCCGCGATGTCCCGGCTCACCTTCGCCGACGTCCACTGA